In Entomomonas moraniae, one DNA window encodes the following:
- a CDS encoding RNA polymerase factor sigma-54 — MKPTLALKIGQQLSMTPQLQQAIRLLQLSTVDLQQEIQEILESNSMLEQQEPGEEFDDNNLLAEENILVNPSSQEISFKDHNHDNENTISTDDRNQVSSTDVIPEELPVDTNWDDIYQSSLPASHNDSEESDFTTYTSEGETLQTHLLWQLNVAPLTDRDKTIAINIIDCINEDGYLEESITDICEGLDASLEVEADEVEMMLHYIQQFDPVGIGARDLKECLLLQLNGLFTEHTYYQGAKELVTTWLDVLASKDYTKLMRLTKLKEEELRQVIGLVQCLNPKPGSQIESKEPEYIVPDVIVRKNNDHWIVELNQEAMPKLRVNAQYASYVQRANNSSDNQFLKNQLQEARWFIKSLQSRNETLMKVATQIVEHQRGFLEYGEEAMKPLILSEVADVVGMHESTISRVTTQKYMYTPRGIYELKYFFSSHVNTSEGGECSSTAIRAMIKKLIAAEDSKKPLSDSKLTSLLEEQGVQVARRTVAKYREALGIGSSSERKQFI; from the coding sequence ATGAAGCCAACCTTAGCGTTAAAGATAGGACAACAACTGTCAATGACACCCCAGTTGCAGCAAGCAATTAGGCTTTTGCAATTGTCTACTGTTGATTTACAACAAGAAATTCAAGAAATACTAGAATCTAACTCTATGTTAGAGCAGCAGGAACCCGGTGAGGAGTTTGATGATAACAACTTATTGGCAGAAGAAAATATACTGGTTAATCCGTCGAGCCAAGAAATTAGTTTCAAAGATCATAATCATGACAATGAAAATACGATAAGCACTGACGATAGAAACCAAGTTTCATCAACTGATGTTATTCCTGAAGAGCTCCCCGTTGATACTAATTGGGATGATATTTATCAAAGTAGTTTGCCAGCTTCTCATAACGACTCAGAAGAGTCTGATTTTACAACGTATACCTCCGAGGGCGAAACCCTACAAACCCACTTATTATGGCAGCTTAATGTAGCCCCATTAACCGATAGAGATAAAACAATTGCCATTAATATTATTGATTGTATTAATGAAGATGGTTATTTAGAAGAGTCAATCACTGATATTTGTGAAGGGTTGGATGCATCGCTAGAGGTTGAGGCTGATGAAGTCGAAATGATGCTTCATTACATTCAGCAGTTTGATCCAGTGGGGATAGGCGCACGAGATCTAAAAGAATGTTTACTCCTACAGTTAAATGGCTTGTTTACTGAGCACACTTATTATCAAGGGGCAAAAGAGCTTGTGACAACTTGGTTAGATGTTTTAGCGTCGAAAGATTATACCAAGTTGATGCGGTTGACGAAACTTAAAGAAGAAGAGTTAAGGCAAGTGATAGGTTTAGTACAATGCCTTAATCCTAAGCCTGGCAGTCAGATAGAGTCTAAAGAGCCAGAGTATATTGTCCCTGATGTGATTGTCCGTAAAAATAATGACCACTGGATTGTTGAGCTTAATCAAGAGGCGATGCCTAAGCTCCGTGTTAATGCACAATATGCAAGTTATGTACAACGTGCTAACAATTCATCAGATAATCAATTTTTAAAAAACCAACTTCAAGAAGCACGTTGGTTTATCAAAAGCTTACAAAGTCGTAATGAAACACTGATGAAAGTTGCAACACAAATTGTTGAACATCAGCGTGGCTTTTTAGAATATGGCGAAGAAGCGATGAAGCCATTGATTTTATCAGAAGTGGCTGACGTAGTTGGGATGCACGAGTCGACTATTTCTCGTGTAACAACTCAAAAATATATGTACACCCCCCGTGGTATTTATGAGCTGAAATATTTTTTTTCAAGTCATGTTAATACTTCCGAAGGGGGGGAGTGTTCATCAACGGCTATTCGCGCTATGATTAAAAAACTAATTGCTGCAGAGGATTCTAAAAAGCCTTTGAGTGATAGTAAATTGACCTCTTTATTGGAGGAGCAAGGTGTACAAGTGGCGAGAAGAACAGTTGCTAAATACCGAGAGGCATTGGGCATTGGTTCTTCGAGTGAACGTAAACAATTCATATAA
- the hpf gene encoding ribosome hibernation-promoting factor, HPF/YfiA family yields MQINITGHQLEVTEALRNYVDEKFTRLERHFDKITSAQVIMGVEKLNKKIDATLLLAGGEVVASAENTDMYTAIDSLVDKLDRQLIKFKEKQQKY; encoded by the coding sequence ATGCAAATTAACATTACTGGTCACCAACTTGAAGTTACAGAAGCTTTACGTAACTATGTTGATGAAAAATTCACAAGGCTTGAAAGACACTTCGACAAGATAACTAGTGCCCAAGTCATTATGGGTGTTGAGAAGTTAAATAAAAAAATAGATGCAACGTTGCTATTAGCCGGTGGTGAGGTAGTTGCCAGTGCTGAAAATACTGACATGTATACAGCTATTGATTCATTAGTTGATAAATTAGACCGTCAATTAATTAAGTTTAAAGAAAAGCAACAAAAATACTAA
- the ptsN gene encoding PTS IIA-like nitrogen regulatory protein PtsN gives MIQLKEILTPSQVVVNAHVTSKKRALELVAQTIAENCNELDVHNLFEHLIERERLGTTGFGNGVAIPHCRIENCQQPIAVVLKLTTPIDFDAIDNELVDILVGLVVPNNATDEHLQLLKQIAALLSDAQACKQIRSSTSSQELYQILTNGVSGI, from the coding sequence ATGATTCAACTTAAAGAAATACTAACGCCATCCCAAGTGGTAGTAAATGCTCATGTGACTAGCAAAAAAAGAGCGTTAGAGCTAGTTGCTCAGACAATTGCAGAAAACTGTAATGAATTAGATGTTCATAACTTGTTTGAGCATTTAATAGAAAGAGAGCGATTAGGCACGACTGGTTTTGGTAACGGTGTGGCTATTCCCCATTGTCGTATTGAAAATTGCCAACAACCTATTGCAGTTGTTTTGAAATTAACGACACCAATTGATTTTGATGCTATAGACAACGAACTGGTTGATATTCTTGTTGGATTAGTTGTTCCTAATAATGCGACAGATGAACATTTGCAACTACTTAAACAAATAGCCGCGTTATTAAGTGATGCGCAAGCATGTAAACAGATAAGATCCTCTACAAGTAGTCAAGAGCTTTATCAAATTTTAACAAATGGAGTTTCAGGTATATAG
- the rapZ gene encoding RNase adapter RapZ, with amino-acid sequence MRLVIISGRSGAGKTTALHLLEDNGFYCIDNLPASLFSVAIEQAISQTNITKIAVSIDARSLPTQIENFPTVFEHLQGKYTSCDLVYLDAKDDILISRFSETRRRHPLTTGERSLPESIEEESRLLAPIVNLATLHVDTTALNIYQLRDFLKLRLLGEAGLATALLIESFGFKYGVPIDADWIFDLRALPNPYWVSELRYLKGKDQAVIDYLEKQPDVLEMQEDILTFLKKWLPKIIASNRPYITVALGCTGGQHRSVYFVEQISRELKTLLTNVQVRHRDLS; translated from the coding sequence ATGCGTCTTGTTATTATCAGTGGCCGCTCAGGTGCGGGAAAAACTACCGCTTTACATTTGTTAGAGGATAACGGTTTTTACTGCATTGATAATTTACCTGCAAGCCTTTTTTCTGTTGCGATTGAGCAAGCCATATCCCAAACCAATATTACCAAAATAGCGGTATCGATTGATGCGCGAAGCTTGCCTACGCAAATTGAAAATTTCCCTACTGTGTTTGAGCACTTACAAGGTAAATATACTTCTTGTGACTTAGTCTATCTTGATGCAAAAGATGACATATTGATCAGTCGTTTTTCTGAAACAAGACGTCGCCATCCCTTAACAACGGGAGAGCGCTCATTACCTGAATCTATCGAAGAAGAATCTAGGCTATTAGCCCCTATTGTTAATTTAGCTACTTTGCATGTTGATACAACTGCTTTAAATATTTACCAGCTAAGAGACTTTTTAAAACTCCGCTTGTTAGGCGAAGCAGGGCTAGCGACAGCACTGCTTATTGAGTCATTTGGTTTTAAGTATGGTGTACCAATAGATGCAGATTGGATTTTTGATTTAAGGGCATTACCTAATCCTTATTGGGTAAGCGAGTTAAGGTATTTAAAAGGGAAAGATCAGGCTGTAATAGATTACTTAGAGAAACAGCCCGATGTATTGGAAATGCAAGAAGACATACTGACGTTTTTAAAGAAGTGGCTACCCAAAATTATAGCATCTAATAGACCTTATATTACGGTTGCTCTAGGTTGTACTGGTGGGCAACATCGTTCTGTTTATTTTGTAGAACAAATCAGTCGTGAGTTAAAAACGCTTTTAACCAATGTTCAGGTGCGCCATCGTGATTTATCATAG
- a CDS encoding HPr family phosphocarrier protein, translating to MQSKEIEIINQLGLHARAAAKFVGAAGRFDCSIKVGRTVDSLVDGKSIMSVMMLAASKGTKLQLITDGTDEQEAIDAIVELVENYFGEGK from the coding sequence ATGCAGTCAAAAGAAATCGAAATTATTAATCAATTAGGACTACATGCCCGAGCAGCAGCTAAGTTTGTGGGGGCTGCAGGTCGTTTTGATTGTAGTATCAAAGTTGGACGTACCGTCGATTCGCTGGTGGATGGTAAAAGCATTATGTCTGTTATGATGTTAGCTGCAAGTAAAGGCACTAAGTTACAATTAATAACAGATGGTACCGATGAACAAGAAGCTATAGACGCTATTGTAGAGCTAGTAGAAAATTATTTTGGTGAAGGTAAGTAG
- the dxs gene encoding 1-deoxy-D-xylulose-5-phosphate synthase, with protein sequence MPKTFYDIPKQRPITPLLDSIDDTKQLRLLGSAELLQLADELREYLLYSVAKTGGHFGAGLGVIELTIALHYVYNTPVDNLVWDVGHQAYPHKILTGRREQMATLRQRGGLSAFPKQTESDYDSFGVGHSSTSISAALGMAIAAHLQNNQKKTVAVIGDGALTAGMAFEALNHATVVDADMLVVLNDNEMSISDNVGGLSNHLAKILSSQTYRNVRDNGRKLLSHLPGAWNIARLTEEYAKGILAPTTLFEALGWNYIGPIDGHDLPTLVATLRNMRNLSGPQFLHIVTKKGKGFAPAEANPIAYHAISKLKQTSIDKQESKPPKYSNVFGQWLCDMAAQDEHLVGITPAMKEGSDLIAFSEKYPQRYFDVAIAEQHAVTLAAGLACDGMKPVVAIYSSFLQRAYDQLIHDVAIQNLDVLFAIDRAGLVGEDGPTHAGSFDLSFLRCIPNMVIMAPSDENELRKMLTTGYLYHGPAAVRYPRGTGPNAKIEKTLLPIAIGKAVVRRQGQRLAILVFGVQLQQAIVVAEKLNATVVDMRFVKPLDEDLLITIVKEHDLLVTIEENSIMGGAGSAVGEYLSKHNYTNSLLQLGLPDSYVEHASHSFMLAECGLDEAGIEQAINTRLAMLEKDA encoded by the coding sequence ATGCCTAAAACTTTTTATGATATTCCTAAGCAGCGTCCGATTACTCCCTTGCTTGATAGCATTGATGATACGAAACAACTGCGCTTATTAGGTAGTGCCGAGTTACTCCAACTAGCAGATGAGCTACGAGAGTATTTACTCTATAGCGTTGCTAAAACAGGGGGCCATTTTGGAGCAGGGCTTGGGGTTATCGAGTTAACCATCGCATTACATTATGTCTACAATACGCCTGTTGATAATTTGGTATGGGATGTTGGGCATCAAGCCTACCCCCATAAGATTTTGACAGGCCGTCGTGAGCAAATGGCTACACTACGTCAACGGGGCGGATTAAGTGCTTTTCCTAAGCAAACGGAAAGTGATTATGATAGTTTTGGGGTTGGTCATTCCAGTACCTCTATTAGTGCAGCATTGGGCATGGCTATTGCTGCCCACTTACAAAATAATCAAAAGAAAACAGTTGCCGTGATTGGCGATGGTGCACTTACTGCGGGCATGGCATTTGAAGCGCTCAATCATGCAACAGTTGTTGATGCCGATATGTTGGTCGTGCTTAACGATAACGAAATGTCCATTTCCGATAATGTGGGCGGGCTTTCTAATCATTTAGCTAAAATTTTATCAAGTCAGACGTATCGTAATGTTCGAGACAATGGTAGAAAACTGTTGTCACATTTACCTGGGGCATGGAATATTGCTCGCTTAACGGAAGAATATGCTAAAGGTATTCTTGCTCCTACAACATTATTTGAGGCGCTAGGCTGGAATTACATTGGGCCAATAGATGGTCATGACCTCCCTACATTAGTAGCGACATTACGTAATATGCGTAATTTATCAGGCCCTCAATTCTTGCATATCGTGACTAAAAAAGGGAAAGGGTTTGCCCCTGCAGAAGCGAACCCTATTGCTTATCATGCAATTAGTAAACTAAAGCAGACCAGTATCGATAAACAAGAAAGCAAACCGCCTAAATATTCTAATGTATTTGGTCAGTGGCTTTGTGACATGGCCGCGCAAGACGAACACTTAGTAGGTATAACCCCTGCAATGAAAGAGGGATCAGATCTGATTGCCTTTAGTGAGAAGTATCCACAGCGCTATTTTGATGTGGCGATTGCAGAGCAACATGCGGTGACCTTAGCTGCAGGTTTGGCTTGTGATGGTATGAAACCTGTAGTGGCCATTTATTCAAGTTTTTTACAGCGTGCTTATGACCAGCTTATTCATGATGTGGCTATTCAAAACTTAGATGTATTATTTGCAATTGATCGAGCTGGGCTTGTTGGAGAAGATGGACCCACTCATGCGGGAAGCTTTGATCTTTCGTTCTTACGCTGTATTCCTAACATGGTTATTATGGCGCCCAGTGATGAAAATGAACTGCGTAAGATGCTAACAACGGGGTATTTATACCATGGTCCCGCCGCGGTTCGTTATCCTAGAGGAACAGGGCCTAATGCAAAAATTGAAAAAACACTTTTACCTATAGCAATTGGTAAAGCGGTTGTTCGCAGACAAGGCCAACGACTTGCTATCCTAGTATTTGGCGTGCAATTACAACAAGCAATAGTGGTTGCTGAGAAATTAAATGCAACCGTTGTTGATATGCGGTTTGTTAAACCCCTAGATGAAGACTTGTTGATAACTATTGTAAAAGAGCATGATTTATTAGTAACGATTGAAGAAAATAGCATTATGGGTGGTGCTGGCTCTGCTGTAGGAGAGTACTTATCTAAACATAATTATACAAACTCATTATTACAGCTAGGCTTACCTGACAGCTATGTTGAGCATGCATCACATTCGTTTATGTTAGCTGAGTGTGGCTTAGATGAAGCAGGGATAGAGCAAGCAATTAATACGCGTCTAGCAATGTTGGAGAAAGATGCGTGA
- a CDS encoding 16S rRNA (uracil(1498)-N(3))-methyltransferase, with protein MRLSRFFVNTPLTLGDIELPEQIAHYMGRVLRLPAGAEVQLFDGSGFEFLGSISEITKKRLTVTLTEQIAGLPESPLHTHLGQGLARGEKMDFVIQKATELGVNEITPLVTERCEVRLSDERADKRLLHWQQVAISACEQSGRTKIPVIHAPIVLDDWLVHVQADLKLMLHPMAESIESYTKPSSLALLIGPEGGFSDNEIAKAKQHAFQSIRLGHRVLRTETAPIVALTLAQQLWGDFSA; from the coding sequence GTGAGACTCTCTCGATTCTTTGTTAATACGCCGCTTACGCTAGGCGATATCGAGCTACCAGAGCAGATAGCACATTATATGGGACGTGTTTTGCGGCTGCCTGCTGGCGCAGAGGTTCAGTTATTTGATGGTTCAGGGTTCGAGTTTTTAGGCTCGATCAGTGAAATAACTAAGAAAAGACTGACAGTTACGCTGACAGAGCAAATAGCAGGTCTTCCCGAGTCACCTCTTCATACCCATTTGGGACAAGGGTTGGCACGTGGTGAAAAAATGGATTTTGTGATCCAAAAGGCAACAGAGCTAGGCGTTAATGAAATAACCCCATTAGTGACCGAGCGTTGCGAGGTTCGTTTAAGTGATGAACGAGCCGATAAACGCCTTTTACATTGGCAGCAAGTGGCGATTAGTGCCTGTGAACAATCAGGTCGTACTAAAATACCTGTTATCCATGCGCCTATCGTGCTGGATGATTGGTTGGTTCACGTGCAAGCTGATCTTAAATTGATGTTACACCCGATGGCGGAGTCTATAGAAAGTTATACGAAACCTTCTTCGTTAGCACTATTGATAGGACCTGAAGGTGGTTTTTCTGATAATGAAATAGCTAAAGCCAAACAACATGCTTTTCAGTCCATTCGTTTAGGGCATCGAGTCTTACGTACAGAAACTGCGCCTATTGTGGCTTTGACGTTAGCACAACAGTTGTGGGGTGATTTCTCTGCTTAA
- a CDS encoding glycosyltransferase translates to MKHKSTANIIIVLLITAFFTGIWAWYDRPIQAPNWPSYISGYSFSPFHNGEDPAKNTFPTEKEIRQDLNIVTKETDNIRVYSVKGSLATIPAIAKEYGLNVTLGAWISNDLEENQKELDKAIQIAKENKNVVRLTIGNEALFREEVSLEQMISYLDYARSQLDIPVTTSEQWHIWDKYPELANHTDLVAAHILPYWEEVPANQAIDFVFDKITLLEKDFPNKPLLLSEVGWPSNGRMIGEAEASYSEQAIYLRTLVNQLNDLSYNYFVVEAFDQPWKIAQEGAVGAYWGVYGLDRQPKFNFTGPIVAIPEWKTLAVISAVLAFLAFALLMIDGSSLKKRGRVFLTLIAFTCASAIVWIGYDYTQQYSTWFNLIVGILLTFGVIGVAIVILVEAHELAETVWTSNRRRPFPPVMEDEAYRPKVCVQVPCYNEPPEMMKKTLNALANLDYPHYEVMVIDNNTKDPNVWEPIEAYCKELGEKFRFFHVAPLAGFKAGALNYALERVSPEVEIVAVIDADYCVEPNWLKYMTPHFKSQQIAIVQSPQDYYDGDENFFKKLCYAEYKGFFHIGMITRNERDAIIEHGTMTMVRRTVLDELKWAEWCITEDAELGLRVFEKGLSAAYCEQSFGKGVMPDTFIDFKKQRFRWAYGAMQIIKHHFKLLVLGESKDTRQLTRGQRYHFIAGWLPWIADGMNIFFIIGSLLWSTAMIINPQQFDPPLTIFALPPLALFLFKVGKIIFLYKKAVTINYKEGLYAAIAGLSLSHTIAKAVIYGTVTKHIPFFRTPKMRSTHGLLVALAEAREELFIMLLLWAMVVGLIITQSSFGYDLILWIAMLTIQSLPYLAAMFMALVSSLKAPESE, encoded by the coding sequence ATGAAGCACAAAAGCACCGCCAATATTATTATTGTACTCCTGATCACTGCTTTTTTTACAGGGATATGGGCATGGTATGACCGCCCCATTCAGGCACCTAACTGGCCATCTTATATATCAGGTTACTCTTTTTCTCCTTTTCATAATGGAGAAGACCCTGCTAAAAATACCTTTCCAACAGAAAAAGAGATTAGACAAGACCTCAACATTGTGACCAAAGAAACAGACAATATTCGTGTTTACTCTGTTAAAGGAAGCTTAGCCACTATCCCAGCGATTGCTAAAGAATATGGCTTAAATGTAACACTCGGTGCTTGGATCAGTAATGATTTAGAAGAAAATCAAAAAGAATTAGATAAGGCGATACAAATAGCCAAAGAAAACAAAAATGTTGTCCGTTTAACCATTGGGAATGAAGCGCTATTTCGCGAAGAAGTTAGCCTTGAGCAAATGATCAGCTACCTCGACTATGCCCGTTCACAACTCGATATTCCTGTTACCACCTCCGAACAATGGCATATTTGGGATAAATACCCTGAACTCGCCAACCATACTGATTTAGTGGCTGCCCATATTTTGCCCTACTGGGAAGAAGTCCCTGCCAACCAAGCCATTGACTTTGTTTTTGATAAAATAACACTGCTTGAAAAAGACTTTCCAAACAAACCATTGCTTCTCTCAGAAGTGGGTTGGCCTAGTAATGGCCGTATGATTGGTGAGGCAGAAGCTTCTTACTCTGAACAAGCTATTTATTTACGCACATTGGTTAACCAATTAAATGACCTCAGCTACAATTACTTCGTTGTTGAAGCATTCGACCAACCTTGGAAAATTGCACAAGAAGGCGCTGTTGGTGCTTATTGGGGTGTATACGGCCTTGATAGACAGCCTAAATTTAACTTTACAGGGCCAATTGTCGCCATCCCTGAATGGAAAACTCTTGCGGTTATTTCGGCTGTACTCGCCTTCTTAGCCTTTGCACTACTAATGATTGATGGTTCATCACTTAAAAAGAGAGGCCGTGTTTTTCTAACCCTGATTGCTTTTACCTGTGCCTCAGCTATTGTTTGGATTGGTTATGACTATACCCAACAATACAGTACATGGTTTAATTTGATTGTCGGCATCTTATTAACCTTTGGGGTCATTGGTGTTGCCATTGTGATATTAGTTGAAGCTCATGAGTTAGCTGAAACCGTTTGGACAAGTAACCGCCGCCGCCCCTTCCCCCCCGTCATGGAAGATGAAGCTTATCGTCCTAAAGTTTGCGTACAAGTCCCCTGCTATAATGAGCCGCCTGAGATGATGAAAAAAACTCTCAACGCATTGGCTAACTTAGATTACCCTCATTATGAAGTCATGGTGATTGATAACAACACGAAAGACCCTAATGTTTGGGAACCTATCGAAGCTTACTGTAAAGAGCTCGGTGAAAAATTCCGTTTTTTCCATGTCGCTCCCTTGGCTGGTTTTAAAGCAGGTGCACTCAATTATGCATTGGAAAGAGTTTCTCCTGAGGTAGAAATTGTGGCAGTGATTGACGCCGATTATTGTGTTGAGCCTAACTGGCTAAAATACATGACGCCTCATTTCAAAAGCCAACAAATTGCCATTGTTCAATCACCACAAGATTACTACGACGGTGATGAAAACTTCTTTAAAAAGCTCTGTTATGCTGAATATAAGGGATTCTTCCATATCGGTATGATAACCCGTAATGAGCGTGATGCCATTATCGAACACGGTACGATGACCATGGTTCGCCGTACCGTATTGGACGAATTAAAATGGGCAGAATGGTGTATTACTGAAGATGCTGAACTGGGTCTTCGCGTTTTTGAAAAAGGCCTCTCTGCAGCCTATTGTGAGCAAAGCTTTGGTAAAGGGGTAATGCCAGATACCTTTATCGACTTTAAAAAACAGCGCTTTAGATGGGCCTATGGTGCAATGCAAATTATTAAGCACCATTTCAAATTATTGGTTCTGGGCGAGTCAAAAGACACTAGACAATTAACTAGAGGTCAACGTTACCATTTTATTGCTGGCTGGCTTCCTTGGATTGCCGATGGCATGAATATTTTCTTTATCATTGGCTCGCTATTGTGGTCAACGGCGATGATTATTAATCCTCAACAATTTGACCCCCCTTTAACCATCTTTGCATTACCGCCACTGGCACTGTTTTTATTTAAAGTAGGCAAGATTATTTTTCTTTATAAAAAAGCAGTTACCATCAATTATAAAGAAGGTTTATATGCAGCGATTGCCGGATTATCACTCTCGCATACCATTGCCAAAGCGGTTATTTATGGCACAGTGACAAAGCATATTCCGTTCTTTAGAACACCTAAAATGCGCAGTACCCATGGTTTATTGGTGGCATTAGCTGAGGCCAGAGAAGAGCTCTTTATTATGCTATTGCTATGGGCAATGGTTGTGGGTTTAATCATCACACAAAGCAGTTTTGGCTATGATCTTATTCTTTGGATAGCGATGTTAACAATTCAATCACTTCCCTATTTAGCCGCTATGTTCATGGCGCTTGTGTCATCATTAAAAGCCCCAGAATCAGAATAA
- a CDS encoding phospholipase D family protein, translating to MQPAYTQTGYKMTEAIHSLVSQHIGETGCVLFDDNLDAFVIRAISASEAGQSLDLQYYIWNHDLTGNLLGYELLKAADRGVHVRLLLDDMNAHDKDTLLATLEQHENIEIRLFNPSYERNNWFRRSFELIFRGLSLNRRMHNKAWIVDKSIAIVGGRNIGNEYFDAAPKTNFFDVDTLILGNAVSEVSSIFEQFWNSRSAIALNKLVKTKEGSLQELRQYIENMDDNIIKETNVYRERLKNSPSIGVLLKQGRPIFWTKEVHVYSDPPEKAVGKGQDQWLINQLYPVWVSAQSNLKLMSPYFVPGKEGVKLMADLRETNVEVGVLTNSLAATDVMIVHSGYAPYRMPLLKEGVKLYELMPFNHTKKKLFGASGASLHTKVFIKDDLTCFIGSFNFDPRSIRLNTEMGILFNQQEMAKVLSELFVLKVKENNSYQLFVENNQLRWKDGSEEPPIIWKHEPEVGIIKRAITRIASWLPIESQL from the coding sequence ATGCAACCAGCCTATACACAAACAGGATATAAAATGACGGAAGCTATCCATTCGTTGGTTTCACAGCATATTGGAGAAACGGGCTGTGTATTGTTTGATGATAATTTAGATGCTTTTGTGATTAGAGCCATTAGTGCCAGTGAGGCAGGGCAGAGTTTAGACTTACAATATTATATTTGGAATCATGATTTAACCGGTAATCTATTAGGATATGAATTATTAAAAGCGGCTGATCGTGGAGTGCACGTACGCTTGTTACTTGATGACATGAATGCCCATGATAAAGATACACTACTGGCAACGCTAGAACAGCACGAGAATATTGAAATACGTTTATTCAATCCAAGTTATGAGAGAAATAACTGGTTTCGACGCAGTTTTGAACTAATTTTTAGAGGGTTAAGTCTCAATCGAAGAATGCACAATAAAGCATGGATTGTTGATAAAAGCATTGCGATTGTGGGCGGAAGAAATATCGGTAATGAATATTTTGATGCTGCCCCCAAAACTAACTTTTTTGATGTAGATACCTTAATACTAGGTAATGCAGTTTCAGAGGTTTCTTCCATATTTGAGCAGTTTTGGAATAGTCGCTCGGCCATTGCTTTAAATAAATTGGTCAAAACTAAGGAAGGTTCTTTACAAGAGTTGCGTCAATATATTGAAAATATGGATGACAATATCATTAAAGAAACCAATGTCTATCGAGAGCGCTTAAAAAACTCTCCAAGTATTGGCGTACTTTTAAAACAAGGTCGTCCTATTTTCTGGACAAAAGAAGTTCATGTTTATTCAGACCCCCCAGAGAAAGCGGTTGGAAAAGGGCAAGACCAATGGTTAATTAATCAACTGTACCCTGTTTGGGTGAGTGCTCAATCTAATCTAAAATTGATGTCTCCTTATTTTGTACCAGGGAAAGAAGGCGTTAAGTTGATGGCAGATTTGAGAGAGACAAATGTTGAGGTTGGCGTTTTAACTAACTCATTGGCGGCGACTGACGTAATGATAGTACATAGCGGCTATGCACCGTATCGAATGCCGCTACTAAAAGAAGGGGTTAAACTCTATGAGTTAATGCCTTTTAACCATACTAAAAAGAAATTATTTGGTGCCAGTGGGGCGAGTCTACACACAAAAGTGTTTATTAAAGATGATCTAACCTGCTTTATTGGTTCATTTAATTTTGATCCACGGTCTATTCGCTTGAATACAGAGATGGGGATTTTATTTAACCAGCAAGAAATGGCAAAAGTATTGTCGGAGCTTTTTGTACTAAAAGTGAAAGAAAATAATAGTTATCAACTATTTGTTGAAAATAATCAGTTACGCTGGAAAGATGGGTCAGAAGAGCCTCCTATCATCTGGAAACACGAGCCTGAAGTCGGTATTATTAAGCGGGCAATTACAAGAATAGCCAGTTGGTTGCCTATCGAATCGCAGTTATAA